In Alkalihalobacterium alkalinitrilicum, a genomic segment contains:
- the rplB gene encoding 50S ribosomal protein L2, whose translation MAIKKYKPTSAGRRGMSVLDFSEITTDKPEKSLLAPLHNKGGRNNQGKLTVRHQGGGHKRKYRIIDFKRNKDGIPGRVATIEYDPNRTANIALINYADGEKRYIIAPKGLKVGMVIESGSTADIKVGNALPLINIPVGTVIHNIELKPGKGAQLVRSAGAEAQLLGKEGDYVLVRLKSGETRYILSTCRATIGSVGNDEHELVNIGKAGRSRWLGKRPTVRGSVMNPNDHPHGGGEGRAPIGRKSPMSPWGKPTLGYKTRKKNKASDKYIVRRRKK comes from the coding sequence ATGGCGATTAAAAAGTATAAACCGACCAGTGCTGGTCGTCGTGGTATGTCAGTACTTGATTTCTCTGAAATCACAACTGACAAACCAGAAAAATCATTACTTGCGCCTTTACACAATAAAGGCGGACGTAACAATCAAGGTAAATTAACTGTACGTCATCAAGGTGGCGGACATAAGCGTAAGTATCGTATTATCGACTTTAAACGTAACAAAGATGGCATTCCAGGCCGCGTTGCTACGATTGAGTATGATCCTAACCGTACAGCTAATATTGCGTTAATTAATTATGCTGATGGTGAAAAGCGTTACATTATCGCACCAAAAGGTTTAAAAGTAGGTATGGTAATTGAGTCAGGCTCAACTGCTGATATTAAAGTAGGAAATGCTCTACCATTAATCAATATCCCTGTAGGTACGGTAATCCATAATATCGAATTAAAACCTGGTAAAGGTGCTCAACTTGTACGTTCTGCTGGTGCAGAAGCTCAACTTCTTGGTAAAGAAGGAGATTACGTATTAGTTCGCTTGAAATCAGGTGAAACTCGTTACATTCTTTCTACTTGTCGTGCAACAATCGGATCTGTTGGAAATGATGAACACGAGCTAGTTAATATCGGTAAAGCAGGTCGTTCACGTTGGTTAGGCAAACGTCCTACTGTTCGTGGATCTGTAATGAACCCGAACGATCACCCACACGGTGGTGGTGAAGGACGCGCTCCTATCGGACGTAAATCACCAATGTCACCTTGGGGTAAACCAACACTTGGTTACAAAACTCGTAAGAAAAATAAAGCTTCTGATAAGTACATTGTACGTCGTCGCAAAAAATAA
- the rplW gene encoding 50S ribosomal protein L23 gives MSNARDIIKRPVITERSTDLMSEKKYTFEVDTRANKTEIKSAIEEIFGVKVLKVATMNYKGKFKRFGRHAGYTAKRKKAIVTLTPESKELEFFEGV, from the coding sequence ATGTCAAACGCACGTGATATCATTAAGCGCCCCGTAATTACAGAACGTTCAACTGATTTAATGTCTGAGAAAAAATATACTTTTGAAGTAGACACTCGCGCGAACAAAACTGAAATCAAAAGTGCGATTGAAGAAATCTTTGGAGTGAAAGTGCTAAAAGTAGCTACAATGAACTACAAAGGGAAATTCAAACGTTTTGGTCGTCACGCAGGTTATACTGCAAAACGAAAAAAAGCAATTGTTACATTAACACCAGAAAGCAAAGAATTAGAATTCTTTGAAGGTGTATAA
- the rplD gene encoding 50S ribosomal protein L4: MPKVALFNQSGSQVGDIELSDAVFGIEPNEHVLHDAVVMQQASLRQGTHKTKGRSEVRGGGRKPWRQKGTGRARQGSIRSPQWVGGGVVFGPQPRDYGYKLPKKVRRLAIKSALSSKVKAAEIVVLEDLALNAPKTKEMVSILSGLSVDRKALIVTADYNDAVALSARNIPGVTFVSAEGVNVLDVLKHDKLIITKGAVEKVEEVLA, encoded by the coding sequence ATGCCTAAAGTAGCATTATTTAATCAATCCGGCTCTCAAGTTGGAGACATTGAATTATCTGATGCAGTATTTGGTATTGAACCAAATGAGCATGTTCTACATGACGCTGTAGTCATGCAACAAGCATCTTTACGTCAAGGTACTCACAAGACAAAAGGACGTTCTGAAGTACGCGGCGGCGGTCGAAAGCCATGGCGTCAAAAGGGAACTGGACGCGCTCGTCAAGGGTCAATCCGTTCACCTCAGTGGGTTGGTGGTGGAGTAGTATTTGGACCACAACCACGTGATTATGGTTATAAATTACCTAAAAAAGTACGCCGATTAGCAATCAAATCAGCTCTTTCTAGTAAAGTAAAAGCAGCTGAGATCGTTGTATTAGAGGATTTAGCATTAAACGCACCAAAGACAAAAGAAATGGTTTCGATCTTATCCGGTTTATCTGTAGATCGTAAAGCATTAATTGTAACTGCTGACTACAATGATGCAGTAGCCTTATCTGCTCGTAACATCCCGGGAGTGACATTTGTTTCTGCTGAAGGAGTAAATGTTCTTGATGTACTTAAGCACGATAAGCTAATCATTACTAAAGGTGCAGTTGAAAAGGTAGAGGAGGTGCTAGCGTAA
- the rplC gene encoding 50S ribosomal protein L3, producing the protein MTKGILGKKIGMTQVFAENGDVIPVTVIEVTPNVVLQKKTVENDGYEAVQLGFDDQKANRVIKPEKGHAEKANTAPKRFVKEIRNVDLATFEVGQEVKADTFNAGDIVDVTGTSKGKGFQGAIKRHNQSRGPMSHGSRYHRRPGSMGPVAPNRVFKGKLLPGRMGGEQITVQNLEIVKVDTERNLLLVKGNVPGAKKSYVTVKSAVKND; encoded by the coding sequence ATGACCAAAGGAATCTTAGGGAAGAAAATCGGTATGACTCAAGTGTTTGCAGAAAACGGTGATGTAATTCCTGTAACTGTAATTGAAGTTACTCCGAACGTAGTTCTCCAAAAGAAAACTGTAGAAAATGACGGATATGAAGCTGTTCAGTTAGGTTTTGATGATCAAAAAGCTAACCGTGTGATTAAACCTGAAAAAGGACACGCAGAAAAAGCAAACACAGCACCTAAGCGCTTCGTGAAAGAAATTCGTAACGTAGATTTAGCTACGTTTGAAGTTGGTCAAGAAGTCAAAGCAGATACATTTAACGCAGGTGACATTGTAGACGTAACAGGAACTTCAAAAGGGAAAGGTTTCCAAGGTGCTATCAAGCGTCATAACCAATCTCGTGGACCTATGTCTCACGGTTCTCGTTACCATCGTCGTCCTGGTTCAATGGGTCCTGTTGCTCCAAACCGTGTATTTAAAGGTAAATTACTACCTGGACGTATGGGTGGAGAACAAATTACAGTTCAAAATTTAGAAATCGTTAAAGTAGATACAGAACGTAATCTTCTATTAGTAAAAGGTAATGTACCAGGTGCTAAAAAGAGCTACGTAACTGTTAAAAGTGCGGTTAAAAACGACTAA
- the rpsJ gene encoding 30S ribosomal protein S10: MAKQKIRIRLKAYDHRILDQSAEKIVDTAKRSGANVSGPIPLPTEKSVYTILRAVHKYKDSREQFEMRTHKRLIDIVNPTPQTVDALMRLDLPSGVDIEIKL; the protein is encoded by the coding sequence ATGGCAAAACAAAAAATTCGTATTCGTTTAAAAGCTTACGATCATAGAATTCTTGATCAATCTGCTGAAAAGATTGTTGATACAGCGAAACGTTCAGGTGCTAATGTATCTGGTCCAATTCCACTTCCGACAGAGAAGAGTGTATATACAATCCTTCGTGCAGTTCACAAGTATAAAGATTCTCGTGAGCAATTCGAAATGCGCACGCATAAGCGTTTAATCGATATTGTAAATCCAACACCACAAACTGTTGATGCTTTAATGAGATTAGACCTGCCATCTGGCGTTGATATCGAAATCAAACTTTAA
- the tuf gene encoding elongation factor Tu yields the protein MGKAKFDRSKTHANIGTIGHVDHGKTTLTAAITTVLAKKGGAEARAYDQIDGAPEERERGITISTAHVEYETDSRHYAHVDCPGHADYVKNMITGAAQMDGAILVVSAADGPMPQTREHILLSRQVGVPYIVVFLNKCDMVDDEELLELVEMEVRDLLTEYDFPGDDVPVIQGSALKALEGDEAWESKIHELMEAVDSYIPTPERDNEKPFMMPVEDVFSITGRGTVATGRVERGQVKVGEEIEIIGLAEEPSKTTVTGVEMFRKLLDYAEAGDNIGALLRGVSRDDIQRGQVLAKPGTITPHTKFKAEVYVLSKEEGGRHTPFFTNYRPQFYFRTTDVTGICNLPDGVEMVMPGDNIEMTVELISPIAIEEGTKFSIREGGRTVGAGVVASIQE from the coding sequence ATGGGAAAAGCTAAATTTGACCGTTCGAAAACACATGCTAACATTGGTACAATCGGACACGTTGACCATGGTAAAACAACTTTAACAGCTGCAATTACAACTGTTCTAGCTAAAAAAGGTGGAGCAGAGGCTCGTGCATATGATCAAATCGATGGAGCGCCAGAAGAGCGTGAGCGTGGTATCACTATCTCTACTGCACACGTTGAGTATGAAACTGATAGCCGTCACTATGCACACGTTGACTGCCCAGGGCATGCTGACTACGTTAAAAACATGATCACTGGTGCTGCACAAATGGATGGAGCGATCTTAGTAGTATCTGCTGCTGATGGCCCAATGCCACAAACTCGTGAACACATCCTTCTTTCTCGTCAAGTAGGTGTACCATACATCGTAGTATTCTTAAACAAATGTGATATGGTAGATGACGAAGAGTTACTTGAACTAGTAGAAATGGAAGTTCGTGACCTTCTTACTGAGTATGACTTCCCTGGTGATGATGTACCAGTTATCCAAGGTTCTGCTCTAAAAGCTTTAGAAGGAGACGAAGCTTGGGAATCAAAAATCCATGAATTAATGGAAGCTGTTGACTCTTATATCCCAACACCTGAGCGTGATAACGAAAAACCATTCATGATGCCAGTTGAGGACGTATTCTCAATTACTGGTCGTGGTACAGTTGCTACAGGACGTGTTGAGCGTGGACAAGTTAAAGTCGGTGAAGAAATTGAAATCATCGGTCTTGCTGAAGAGCCTAGCAAAACTACAGTAACTGGAGTAGAAATGTTCCGTAAGCTTCTTGACTATGCTGAAGCTGGTGACAACATTGGTGCACTTCTTCGTGGTGTATCTCGTGATGACATCCAACGTGGTCAAGTACTTGCTAAGCCAGGTACAATCACTCCACACACAAAGTTCAAAGCTGAAGTATATGTACTTTCTAAAGAAGAGGGTGGACGTCACACTCCATTCTTCACAAACTACCGTCCACAGTTCTACTTCCGTACAACTGATGTAACTGGTATTTGTAACCTTCCTGATGGTGTTGAAATGGTTATGCCTGGTGACAACATCGAAATGACAGTTGAACTTATTTCACCAATCGCGATCGAAGAGGGAACGAAGTTCTCAATCCGTGAAGGTGGACGTACAGTTGGAGCTGGCGTTGTAGCATCAATCCAAGAATAA
- the fusA gene encoding elongation factor G has product MAREFSLKNTRNIGIMAHIDAGKTTTTERILFYTGRIHKIGETHEGASQMDWMAQEQERGITITSAATTAQWKGHRVNIIDTPGHVDFTVEVERSLRVLDGAVAVLDAQSGVEPQTETVWRQATTYGVPRVVFVNKMDKTGADFLYSLKTLHDRLGANAHPIQLPIGAEDQFEAIIDLVEMKTTFYGNDLGTDITIGEIPEEYKAQAEEYRTKLVEAVAEQDEELMMKYLEGEEITIEELKAGIRTATCSVNFYPVICGTAFKNKGVQLMLDAVLDYLPSPVDVPAIKGILPDSEEETTRESSDEGPFAALAFKVMTDPYVGKLTFFRVYSGTLDSGSYVVNSTKGKRERVGRILQMHANSREEISTVYSGDIAAAVGLKDTTTGDTLCDEKNQVILESMEFPEPVISLSVEPKSKADQDKMGMALAKLAEEDPTFRTHTDEETGQTIIAGMGELHLDIIVDRMRREFKVEANVGAPQVSYRETIRKAAKVEGKFVRQSGGRGQYGHVWIEFEPLEEGAGFQFENKIVGGVVPREYIPAVQNGIQESLQNGMLAGYPLLDLKATIFDGSYHDVDSNEMAFKIAGSMALKNAKSHCAPALLEPMMKVEVVVPEEYMGDIMGDVTARRGRVEGMEARGNAQVVRAMVPLAEMFGYATSLRSRTQGRGNYTMHFDHYEEVPKSIAEEIIKKQTGQ; this is encoded by the coding sequence ATGGCAAGAGAGTTCTCCTTAAAGAATACACGTAATATCGGCATCATGGCCCACATTGATGCCGGTAAAACTACTACAACAGAACGTATCTTATTCTACACTGGTCGTATTCATAAAATTGGTGAAACTCATGAAGGTGCATCTCAAATGGACTGGATGGCACAGGAGCAAGAACGTGGTATTACAATCACGTCAGCTGCTACTACTGCCCAATGGAAAGGTCACCGAGTTAACATTATTGATACACCAGGTCACGTAGACTTCACTGTAGAAGTAGAACGTTCTTTACGTGTGTTAGATGGAGCAGTTGCGGTACTAGATGCACAATCAGGTGTTGAACCGCAAACTGAAACAGTGTGGCGTCAAGCAACAACTTATGGTGTACCACGTGTCGTTTTTGTAAACAAAATGGACAAGACTGGTGCAGACTTCTTATATTCTTTAAAAACATTGCACGACCGTTTAGGTGCAAATGCGCATCCAATTCAATTACCAATTGGTGCTGAAGATCAATTTGAAGCAATCATTGACCTAGTAGAAATGAAAACTACCTTCTACGGTAACGACTTAGGTACAGATATTACTATAGGAGAAATTCCTGAAGAATACAAAGCCCAAGCTGAAGAGTACCGTACAAAGTTAGTAGAAGCAGTTGCTGAACAAGACGAAGAGTTAATGATGAAATACTTAGAGGGAGAAGAGATTACAATTGAAGAACTAAAAGCAGGAATTCGTACTGCTACATGTTCTGTTAATTTCTACCCAGTTATTTGTGGTACAGCGTTTAAAAACAAAGGTGTTCAGCTTATGTTAGATGCTGTCCTAGATTACTTACCATCTCCAGTAGATGTACCAGCAATTAAAGGTATCTTACCAGATTCTGAGGAAGAAACAACACGTGAATCAAGTGATGAAGGTCCGTTTGCTGCTTTAGCATTTAAAGTAATGACTGATCCTTACGTTGGTAAACTTACATTCTTCCGTGTATATTCTGGAACATTAGATTCAGGTTCATACGTTGTTAACTCAACAAAAGGTAAACGTGAACGTGTTGGACGTATTCTTCAAATGCACGCTAACAGTCGTGAAGAGATTTCAACAGTTTATTCTGGTGATATCGCTGCTGCAGTTGGTCTTAAAGATACAACAACTGGTGATACTTTATGTGATGAAAAAAATCAAGTTATTCTTGAGTCAATGGAGTTCCCAGAGCCAGTAATTTCACTTTCTGTTGAGCCGAAGTCAAAAGCTGACCAAGATAAAATGGGTATGGCTCTTGCTAAACTTGCAGAAGAAGATCCGACATTCCGTACACATACAGATGAAGAAACTGGCCAAACGATCATCGCAGGTATGGGTGAGTTACACCTAGATATCATCGTTGACCGTATGCGCCGTGAATTCAAAGTAGAAGCCAATGTTGGTGCACCTCAAGTATCTTACCGTGAAACAATCCGTAAAGCGGCTAAAGTTGAAGGTAAGTTTGTTCGTCAATCTGGTGGACGTGGACAATACGGACACGTTTGGATTGAATTTGAACCACTTGAAGAAGGTGCTGGGTTCCAATTTGAAAACAAAATTGTTGGTGGTGTTGTTCCTCGTGAATATATCCCAGCTGTTCAAAATGGAATTCAAGAATCGTTACAAAACGGTATGCTTGCAGGCTACCCGCTATTAGACTTAAAAGCTACAATCTTTGATGGTTCATACCATGATGTTGACTCAAATGAGATGGCATTTAAGATTGCAGGCTCTATGGCGCTTAAAAATGCAAAATCACATTGTGCTCCAGCTCTTTTAGAGCCAATGATGAAAGTAGAAGTAGTAGTCCCAGAAGAGTATATGGGAGACATCATGGGTGATGTTACTGCTCGTCGTGGACGCGTTGAAGGTATGGAAGCTCGTGGTAATGCACAAGTAGTACGTGCGATGGTTCCACTTGCTGAAATGTTCGGATATGCTACTTCACTACGTTCACGTACACAAGGACGTGGAAACTACACAATGCACTTTGATCACTATGAAGAAGTACCTAAGAGCATTGCTGAAGAAATCATTAAGAAACAAACTGGCCAATAA
- the rpsG gene encoding 30S ribosomal protein S7: MPRKGPVAKRDVLPDPLYNSKLVTRLINRIMVDGKKGVAESILYNAFDLVKERSGNDPMEVFDQALKNIMPVLEVKARRVGGANYQVPIEVKPERRTTLGLRWLVNYARLRGEKTMEERLANEILDAANNTGASVKKREDTHKMAEANKAFAHYRW; encoded by the coding sequence ATGCCTCGTAAAGGACCCGTAGCAAAAAGAGATGTATTACCAGATCCGCTTTACAATTCAAAGCTTGTAACTCGTCTTATCAACCGTATTATGGTTGATGGAAAGAAGGGTGTAGCTGAAAGCATTCTTTATAATGCATTTGATTTAGTAAAAGAGCGTAGCGGAAATGACCCTATGGAAGTATTCGATCAAGCACTTAAAAACATCATGCCAGTACTAGAAGTTAAAGCACGTCGTGTAGGTGGTGCTAACTATCAGGTACCGATTGAAGTTAAGCCTGAACGCAGAACAACTTTAGGTCTTCGCTGGTTAGTGAACTATGCTCGTCTTCGTGGAGAAAAAACGATGGAAGAGCGTTTGGCTAATGAAATCCTAGATGCAGCTAACAATACAGGTGCATCAGTTAAAAAGCGTGAAGATACGCATAAAATGGCTGAAGCTAACAAAGCGTTTGCTCACTATCGTTGGTAA
- the rpsL gene encoding 30S ribosomal protein S12 yields MPTINQLIRKGRQAKIKKSDSPALNKGYNSFIKAQTNQSSPQKRGVCTRVGTMTPKKPNSALRKYARVRLTNGIEVTAYIPGIGHNLQEHSVVLIRGGRVKDLPGVRYHIVRGALDTAGVQNRMQGRSKYGTKRPKEAKK; encoded by the coding sequence ATGCCTACAATTAACCAGCTTATCCGTAAGGGACGTCAAGCGAAAATTAAAAAGTCTGACTCACCTGCATTAAACAAAGGTTATAACAGCTTTATCAAAGCTCAAACTAACCAATCATCACCGCAAAAACGTGGTGTTTGTACTCGTGTAGGTACAATGACGCCGAAGAAGCCAAACTCAGCTCTTCGTAAATATGCTCGTGTACGTTTAACTAACGGTATTGAGGTAACTGCATACATCCCAGGAATTGGGCACAACCTGCAAGAACACAGTGTTGTATTAATCCGTGGCGGACGTGTAAAAGACTTACCAGGGGTACGTTATCATATCGTACGTGGTGCTCTTGATACAGCAGGAGTTCAAAACCGTATGCAAGGACGTTCTAAGTATGGAACAAAGCGTCCAAAAGAAGCGAAAAAATAA
- a CDS encoding 50S ribosomal protein L7ae-like protein — MSYEKVTQADNVVIGTKQTIKALEQGNAIEVIIANDADARVIHKVQLLAQKKGVPITTVDSMKKLGKVCGIDVGAATVTLTK; from the coding sequence ATGTCTTATGAAAAAGTGACACAGGCAGATAATGTTGTCATAGGTACTAAACAAACGATCAAAGCTCTCGAACAAGGGAACGCAATAGAGGTCATCATAGCCAATGACGCTGATGCTAGAGTTATCCATAAAGTCCAATTACTAGCTCAGAAAAAAGGCGTACCGATAACAACAGTAGATTCCATGAAGAAGCTAGGGAAAGTTTGTGGAATAGATGTTGGAGCTGCCACTGTGACATTAACAAAGTAA